A stretch of the Malus sylvestris chromosome 10, drMalSylv7.2, whole genome shotgun sequence genome encodes the following:
- the LOC126586139 gene encoding ABC transporter I family member 10 has protein sequence MMNPSILMHPSKPFVSPLYSTPRTRTNVTESIAIEGRNLSYSVATRQGKTIPILRDCSLRIPSGQFWMLLGPNGCGKSTLLKILAGLLNPTIGSVHVKRPRSFVFQNPDHQVVMPTVEADVAFGLGKFNLTPDEVKSRVSKALDAVSMSKFMQRSVQTLSGGQKQRVAIAGALAEACKVLLLDELTTFLDENDQIGVIKAVRNSLNSSGDVTALWVTHRLEELEYADGAVYMEDGRVKMHGNAADIMDFIMTRQSAYIKEINS, from the exons ATGATGAATCCCTCAATACTCATGCATCCCTCTAAGCCTTTTGTCTCTCCTCTGTATTCCACTCCTCGCACCAG GACCAATGTAACCGAGAGCATTGCTATTGAAGGTCGCAACCTAAGCTACTCGGTTGCGACAAGGCAAGGTAAAACAATACCAATTCTTAGAGATTGCTCTCTTCGCATACCTTCAGGGCAGTTTTGGATGCTTCTTGGACCCAACGGTTGCGGGAAATCTACCCTCTTGAAG ATTTTGGCTGGTCTCTTGAATCCAACAATTGGAAGTGTGCATGTGAAGAGGCCTAGgagttttgtttttcaaaacccTGATCATCAG GTAGTGATGCCTACAGTAGAAGCAGATGTAGCATTTGGCCTTGGTAAGTTTAACCTGACCCCTGATGAAGTCAAATCTAGAGTGTCAAAAGCTTTGGATGCTGTCAGCATGTCAAAGTTCATGCAG AGGTCAGTTCAGACTCTCAGTGGTGGCCAGAAACAAAGGGTTGCCATTGCTGGTGCTTTAGCGGAGGCATGTAAAGTTCTGTTATTGGATGAGCTGACAacatttttggatgaaaatgatCAG ATTGGGGTGATCAAAGCAGTTAGGAACTCTTTGAATAGTTCGGGAGATGTTACTGCTTTATGGGTCACTCATCGTCTCGAGGAACTTGAGTATGCTGACGGTGCTGTCTATATGGAAGATGGGAGAGTTAAAATGCATGGCAATGCAGCAGACATTATGGATTTCATTATGACCAGGCAATCAGCTTATATCAAGGAAATCAATTCTTGA
- the LOC126586132 gene encoding protein LAZ1 homolog 1-like: protein MGWRGILCSSFFFISLVESSSRLGEMWSLNLGAESSAAFSWPILSASIFVLVALFLSMYLIFEHLAAYNQPEEQKFLIGLILMVPVYALESFLSLLDSNAAFNCEAIRDCYEAFALYCFERYLIACLGGEERTIEFMESKSVVDSSTPLLKEAYAYRVVEHPFPLNCLIGDWPLGSAFYHAVKVGIVQYMIVKLICALLAMILETCGVYGEGKFDWRYGYPYLAVVLNFSQTWALYCLVQFYSVIKDKLQPIKPLAKFLTFKSIVFLTWWQGVAVAFLFSMGAFKGSLAQELKTRIQDYIICIEMGVAAVVHLYVFPAVPYKRGERCVRNVAVMTDYASLGAPPDPEEVRDCERTTRMHLAVARHDEREKRLNFPQSVRDVIFGSGEIIVDDMKYTVSHVVEPVERGIAKINKTLHQISENVKRHEEQRKSIKDDTYLIPLNSWNREFSEVQDNLVGGSVSDSGIAGGRRQQSQSKASTSRTRAWR, encoded by the exons ATGGGATGGAGGGGAATTTTatgttcttcctttttctttataTCCCTAGTTGAGTCCTCGAGCAGATTAGGAGAAATGTGGTCACTCAACCTTGGCGCTGAATCATCAGCAGCATTCAGCTGGCCAATCCTCAGTGCTAGCATTTTCGTACTtgttgctctctttctctccatgTACCTTATCTTCGAGCATTTAGCTGCATATAATCAGCCAGAG GAGCAGAAGTTTCTGATTGGTCTCATTTTGATGGTTCCTGTTTATGCACTGGAATCG TTTTTGTCACTGTTGGACTCAAATGCGGCCTTCAATTGCGAAGCAATTCGGGACTGCTATGAGGCATTTGCACTATATTGTTTTGAGAGATACCTGATAGCCTGCTTAG GTGGTGAAGAGAGGACAATTGAATTTATGGAGAGTAAGAGCGTAGTTGATTCGAGCACACCTCTTTTGAAAGAAGCTTATGCTTATCGAGTTGTAGAGCATCCTTTCCCACTGAATTGCCTCATAGGAGACTGGCCTCTTGGCTCCGCATTCTACCATGCTGTGAAAGTTGGCATCGTTCAGTAT ATGATAGTGAAATTGATCTGCGCTTTGCTAGCAATGATTCTTGAGACTTGTGGTGTTTATGGAGAAGGGAAATTTGACTGGAGATATGG CTATCCGTACTTGGCAGTTGTTCTTAATTTTAGTCAGACATGGGCCCTATATTGCCTTGTACAGTTTTACTCCGTCATTAAAGATAAATTACAACCCATTAAACCCTTGGCGAAGTTTCTGACTTTCAAGTCGATTGTGTTCTTGACATGGTGGCAAGGTGTTGCTGTTGCATTTCTTTTCTCTATGGGTGCCTTCAAAGGGTCATTGGCTCAGGAGCTGAAAACTCGGATACAAGACTACATCATATGCATAGAG ATGGGTGTTGCTGCTGTAGTCCACCTGTATGTGTTTCCAGCTGTACCTTACAAACGTGGAGAAAGATGTGTTCGTAATGTTGCTGTGATGACCGACTATGCCTCACTGGGAGCACCTCCTGATCCAGAAGAGGTGCGTGATTGTGAAAGAACAACCAGAATGCATCTGGCAGTGGCACGGCATGATGAGAGAGAAAAGCGGCTGAATTTCCCCCAGAGTGTTCGTGATGTGATTTTTGGAAGTGGAGAAATT ATCGTTGATGACATGAAGTATACAGTTTCCCATGTGGTAGAACCAGTTGAAAGAGGAAttgcaaagataaacaaaaccTTGCATCAGATATCCGAGAATGTGAAACGCCACGAGGAGCAGAGGAAGAGCATCAAGGATGATACTTATCTTATCCCCTTAAACTCATGGAATAGAGAGTTTTCTGAAGTTCAGGACAATCTTGTTGGAGGTAGTGTCAGTGACAGTGGCATAGCCGGTGGAAGGAGGCAGCAGTCCCAGTCTAAAGCTTCAACGTCTCGGACTCGAGCATGGAGATGA